The proteins below come from a single Triticum aestivum cultivar Chinese Spring chromosome 5D, IWGSC CS RefSeq v2.1, whole genome shotgun sequence genomic window:
- the LOC123125582 gene encoding chitinase 8, which produces MVRSVALAVCAAALLLAMAAGGAAAQGVGSVITRAVYETMLPNRDNSICPAKGFYTYDAFIAAAGTFPGFGTTGSADDVKRELAAFFGQTSHETTGGPQFQWGYCFKEEKTMATSPPYYGRGPIQLTGQSNYDLAGKALKLDLVSNPNLVSTDAEVSFRTAMWFWMTAQGNKPSCHDVALRRWTPTAADTAAGRVPGYGVITNIINGGRECGKGMNPENVDRIGYYTRYCGILGTATGDNLDCYTQQNFAT; this is translated from the exons ATGGTGCGTTCTGTCGCGCTCGCCGTGTGCGCCGCCGCGCTTCTGCTCGCCATGGCGGCCGGCGGTGCGGCGGCGCAGGGCGTGGGCTCGGTCATCACGCGGGCGGTGTACGAGACCATGCTGCCAAACCGGGACAACTCGATCTGCCCGGCCAAGGGGTTTTACACGTACGACGccttcatcgccgccgccggcaccttccCGGGGTTCGGCACCACCGGCAGCGCGGACGACGTGAAGCGCGAGCTCGCCGCCTTCTTCGGCCAGACCTCCCACGAGACCACCG GAGGGCCCCAGTTTCAATGGGGCTACTGCTTTAAGGAAGAGAAAACCATGGCCACGTCTCCACCCTACTATGGACGGGGACCGATTCAATTAACAGG GCAGTCCAACTACGATCTCGCCGGGAAAGCGCTGAAACTGGATCTGGTAAGCAACCCGAACCTGGTGTCGACGGACGCCGAGGTGTCCTTCAGGACGGCCATGTGGTTCTGGATGACGGCGCAGGGCAACAAGCCGTCGTGCCACGACGTCGCCCTCCGCCGCTGGACGCCGACGGCCGCCGATACGGCCGCTGGGCGGGTTCCCGGCTACGGCGTGATCACCAACATCATTAACGGCGGAAGGGAGTGTGGCAAAGGCATGAACCCGGAGAACGTTGACCGCATCGGCTACTACACGCGCTACTGCGGCATACTCGGCACGGCCACCGGGGACAACCTCGACTGCTACACCCAGCAGAACTTCGCTACCTAG